A window from Ureaplasma parvum serovar 3 str. ATCC 27815 encodes these proteins:
- the rpmH gene encoding 50S ribosomal protein L34 has protein sequence MKRTFQPNNRKRAKVHGFRARMKTKNGRNVLARRRLKGRHSLTVSSEK, from the coding sequence ATGAAAAGAACGTTTCAACCTAATAATCGTAAAAGAGCAAAAGTGCATGGTTTTCGTGCACGCATGAAAACAAAAAATGGGCGTAATGTTTTAGCTAGAAGAAGACTTAAAGGGCGTCATAGTCTAACAGTTTCTAGTGAAAAATAA